TGCACTCATTCCTCCGCCCGCTATTTCGGCGTATATTTTTGCTCCGCGTTTTACCGCGTGCTCGTATTCTTCCAATATGATGCAACCTGAACCTTCGCCTAATACAAAACCGTCGCGGTCCTTATCAAATGGGCGCGAAGCCGTTTGAGGCGAATCATTGCGGACCGAAAGCGCATGCATGGCGTTAAATCCTCCAACACCTGCAGGGTTGGCTGCGGCCTCAGAACCACCTGAAACAATTATATCGGCAACACCTAAACGTATATAATTAAATGAATCGATCAATGCATTTGTAGAACTGGCGCAAGCGGAACATACGGTAAAGTTTGGTCCGCGTAAACCAAAGCGAATTGATATATGACCGGAACAGATGTCCGCGATCATCTTTGGAATAAAGAAAGGGTTGAAACGTGGGGTGCCATCACCTTTAATAAAGCCGGTACACTCTTCCAAAAAGGTATCAATCCCGCCAATGCCCGAACCCCAAATGACTCCGGCACGGTCATGATCGAATTCGATATTTTTTAATCCAGAATCTTCAAATGCCTGTGTGGCGGCGGCAATGCCATATTGTGAGTAAAGATCAAGTTTGCGGCCTTCTTTACGATCAAAGTAATCCTCTACTTTGAATCCTTTTACTTCGCAGGTAAAACGGGTTTTAAATTTAGCCGCGTCGAAACGTGTAGTGAGAGCCGCCCCGCTAACACCGGCAAGTAGATTATTCCAATAATCGGTAACCGAATTTCCAATCGGGGTAATGGCTCCAAGCCCTGTAACTACTACGCGTTTTAAGTTCTTCATGGAGTTGGGAAATCAGTTTATACGTTAAAAGTCAGGTCTTATACGAAAGAATAACCCAAAGGGTTACTGTTCCAATAACAAATAACTTAAAACAAAAGCGTATAACTTACTTAACGTTAG
The Bacteroidota bacterium DNA segment above includes these coding regions:
- the fabF gene encoding beta-ketoacyl-ACP synthase II; the encoded protein is MKNLKRVVVTGLGAITPIGNSVTDYWNNLLAGVSGAALTTRFDAAKFKTRFTCEVKGFKVEDYFDRKEGRKLDLYSQYGIAAATQAFEDSGLKNIEFDHDRAGVIWGSGIGGIDTFLEECTGFIKGDGTPRFNPFFIPKMIADICSGHISIRFGLRGPNFTVCSACASSTNALIDSFNYIRLGVADIIVSGGSEAAANPAGVGGFNAMHALSVRNDSPQTASRPFDKDRDGFVLGEGSGCIILEEYEHAVKRGAKIYAEIAGGGMSADAHHITAPHPEGLGALNVMRSALADAEMQASDIDYVNVHGTSTPLGDIAETKAILSVFKDHAYKLNISSTKSMTGHLLGAAGAIEAMACILSVKNDIVPPTINHFTDDPELDNKLNFTFNKAQKREVRAALSNTFGFGGHNASVIVKKFKG